The proteins below come from a single Octopus sinensis linkage group LG10, ASM634580v1, whole genome shotgun sequence genomic window:
- the LOC115216507 gene encoding cytochrome b561: MDSYEEGENPSNLKGFTVSVVFSQLLGLVLIVLLSFWLGHYRGGFAWQTDLNLQFNYHPLFMVIGFILINAEALMTYRVFRNQQKYCIKVLHGVMQIASLVFAIVGIKAVFDTHNLAQTPIPNMYTLHSWLGLTTVLLFSLQVVVAFFSFLWPGISYNLREQLMPIHTFIGKAILVMAAISCLTGMTEKAIFALKTSYPTELEGKLINSMGLVLVAFVGIVLFIVSWSPWQRIPPPEERHIQLSE, from the exons ATGGATTCCTACGAAGAAGGCGAAAATCCCAGTAACCTGAAGGGTTTCACAGTCTCAGTGGTTTTCAGTCAATTATTGGGCCTGGTTTTGATAGTTTTGTTATCTTTCTGGCTCGGTCATTATCGTGGAGGTTTTGCTTGGCAGACAGATCTCAACCTACAATTCAACTACCACCCACTCTTCATGGTTATTGGTTTCATCTTGATTAATGCAGAAG CTCTTATGACCTACCGAGTGTTTCGGAATCAGCAGAAATACTGCATCAAGGTGTTGCATGGTGTCATGCAAATAGCATCTCTAGTTTTTGCCATTGTTGGCATCAAAGCAGTGTTTGACACTCACAACTTGGCTCAGACCCCGATACCTAACATGTATACTTTGCATTCCTGGCTCGGTTTAACTACCGTCCTTTTGTTTTCATTGCAG GTTGTTGTTGCATTTTTTAGTTTCTTGTGGCCTGGTATCAGCTATAATTTGCGAGAACAGTTGATGCCCATCCATACTTTCATTGGAAAGGCCATTCTGGTAATGGCAGCGATTTCATGCTTGACCGGCATGACTGAGAAGGCAATTTTCGCTTT GAAAACTAGCTACCCAACGGAACTTGAAGGAAAACTCATCAACAGCATGGGATTGGTGCTTGTGGCATTTGTCGGGATAGTCTTGTTCATCGTCAGCTGGTCCCCTTGGCAAAGAATCCCCCCACCTGAAGAACGTCACATTCAGCTTAGCGAATGA